Proteins from one Oncorhynchus tshawytscha isolate Ot180627B unplaced genomic scaffold, Otsh_v2.0 Un_contig_4324_pilon_pilon, whole genome shotgun sequence genomic window:
- the si:dkey-93h22.8 gene encoding LOW QUALITY PROTEIN: mucin-5AC (The sequence of the model RefSeq protein was modified relative to this genomic sequence to represent the inferred CDS: inserted 1 base in 1 codon; deleted 2 bases in 1 codon), with protein MAAQWRGKDELIITGNTEFLTANTFNEAVLGKGEVSDLEMDTHSCLDPSILAMFEDSAVAAETRSRLDEESESTLLTALTEILDSVDDETLSPFDTLPDTGLFSDQRLRDNSPLRRLLSLTRSPPDKEALFRSIKTPSSSSSPSSSVGKVETVIPDRPWRTRLTPRAQGSSTSTQRSDGEEEEEEEGGKVHIHSPPQGFNLTNQDSGELSLDRSEVRALNSVEKDHGYSSTVSLVDLVKLMHPYCLRVCLDEEGKDWVGTSLGERSADQSVPLEGEVWRYTKPGSEESDEEIDVDGSDDECPSVGGMKDEKEGDGEQGSKGEEVKQLKSLLVKWDGPKRPEDQEQKRVSFGPVLVTSYELPAADEPDLNVLPDLSELTSQIPVFDFNTKTTTISLTTTSPESSAASSKDNQHQVVTDLPERTGEKSSSEPPPQRGESKPRPALSLQQYRLLRQQRLPLVGKPENYTTKWPSLPETPKELPPIPYLQGPKYNMWGPTTTHPTHHYIGSKTGGDVSGFKPISKTRTKIVSPACPNKPGKGIGINGSKPVRSGTKTPPTSSALKPKHNSKEAKSANYVGVLKPIWTETSSPASPLPSHNLNSNSVAGLGQNRTSPEKSAVAVSSDPPNPVLVPLPGTRPSLAEFDRSRGTNQEKQEQELSLPLSTTQESPVPKPKMVFCNRDPSLKSTSLLLEIQRRFSTKQPSRKLLHTQNTAETTKQGDQPRSLSPRKGIETVPEGSKFSPSAPVMASPSSSPSVHPPTHAVAPYPEMERAKRVALGNLPHVRLSTSPESNTCIQTPTCGTGIQATDLTSLLERFEETQVKEETESEPEGSPDRSPVRDEEPSNNTEGMLTLLGAYLLSTQDKLCLPAPTGFPELVNTLKPLRTPGPLRTPGPLRTPEPLRTLGPLRTPGPLRTPGPLRTPGPLRTPEPLRTPGPLRTPEPLRTPEPLRTPEPLRTPGPLRTPEPLRTPEPLRTLERCDTQEPLSTQNVLSTQEQVPAQPCWKPLTPVTPQRKQPATPKPLPHKAIQIIDPRPLPPKKAHPLPPKPPVTPPEFQKPVSVSSDHDYCLSQDQPGSNTTMLCSKRQTILPDHQPIPNPSSVPGTQNSGKYLRQQQPVDSRTVPETQLPSDSAPPSTESSPSRTDAITTGETQEERTSPCIPSPPSPSPPARGRSSRRYRTRSSCSDSSSRSRSSSSSSSSSSSSSRSRSRSPPRKRFCPRRSESSSSSSCSSSVSRSPVPCRYRLPYPQSWNRSQSTSKSWTQSGSRCRSRSPTTLAYSRAQRWRDCYSSNNIRDSRKRKRQQDMRNQKLKAIDERRVVYVGRIQRTMMHAELRERFSLFGEVEECTLHFRDRGDHYGFVTFYNMKDAFAAIENGYKLRRPDEXPFDLCFGGRRQFCKSTYADLDSNREEEEPTPVKSEEEELDFDTLLKQAQKGLKR; from the exons ATGGCGGCGCAGTGGCGTGGAAAAGATGAGCTTATAATCACCGGCAATACGGAATTTCTGACCGCAAACACATTCAATGAG GCTGTCCTGGGTAAAGGGGAAGTCAGTGATCTGGAAATGGACACTCACTCCTGCCTGGACCCTTCCATCCTGGCTATGTTTGAAGACTCCGCCGTAGCTGCAGAG ACTAGGAGCAGACTGGATGAGGAGAGTGAGTCCACGTTGTTGACAGCTCTAACGGAGATCCTGGACAGTGTTGACGATGAGACCCTGTCTCCCTTTGACACCCTGCCTGACACTGGGCTCTTCTCTGACCAGAGGCTACGGGACAACTCCCCG TTGAGGCGACTGCTGAGTTTAACACGGTCTCCACCTGATAAAGAAGCACTCTTTCGTTCCATAAAGACCCCCTCTTCATCTTCCTCGCCCTCTTCCTCTGTTGGAAAG GTTGAGACGGTCATTCCAGACAGACCCTGGAGGACTAGGCTAACTCCCAGAGCCCAGGGCTCTTCCACATCCACACAGAGgagcgatggagaggaggaggaggaggaggagggcggcAAGGTCCACATTCACAGCCCGCCTCAGGGCTTCAATCTGACCAATCAGGACTCGGGAGAACTCTCCCTCGACCGATCAGAAGTGAGAGCGCTGAACTCTGTAGAGAAGGACCATGGCTACTCCTCTACAGTGTCCCTGGTGGACCTGGTGAAACTCATGCACCCCTACTGCCTGAGGGTGTGCCTGGATGAGGAGGGGAAGGACTGGGTCGGCACATCCCTGGGGGAACGGAGCGCGGACCAGAGTGTACCCCTGGAGGGCGAGGTGTGGAGATATACGAAGCCTGGTTCGGAAGAGAGCGACGAGGAAATTGATGTGGACGGATCAGATGACGAGTGTCCCTCGGTAGGAGGGATGAAggatgagaaagagggggatggagaacaGGGAAGTAAAGGTGAAGAAGTGAAGCAACTAAAAAGTCTACTTGTGAAGTGGGATGGGCCCAAA AGGCCAGAAGACCAAGAACAAAAAAGAGTGAGCTTCGGACCTGTCCTGGTGACATCCTACGAGCTACCGGCAGCAGACGAACCTGACTTAAACGTGCTCCCGGACTTGAGCGAGCTCACCAGCCAAATCCCCGTTTTTGACTTCAACACCAAAACAACAACCATTTCCCTCACAACAACCTCTCCGGAGTCTTCAGCAGCGTCTTCAAAGGACAACCAGCATCAGgttgtaactgacttgcctgaaaGGACCGGAGAGAAGTCGTCGTCGGAGCCTCCACCACAGCGAGGCGAGTCCAAGCCCAGACCGGCCCTCAGTCTCCAGCAGTACCGCCTGCTGCGCCAGCAAAGACTACCCCTGGTGGGGAAACCTGAGAATTACACCACCAAATGGCCCTCTCTACCTGAAACCCCCAAGGAGTTGCCTCCTATACCCTATTTACAAGGACCTAAATATAACATGTGGGGACCAACGACCACACATCCTACACATCATTACATAGGAAGTAAAACAGGGGGTGATGTCAGTGGATTCAAGCCTATATCTAAGACTAGGACGAAGATTGTCTCTCCTGCTTGTCCCAATAAACCTGGTAAAGGTATTGGCATCAATGGATCAAAGCCTGTAAGAAGTGGGACTAAGACTCCTCCTACCAGCTCAGCTTTAAAGCCCAAACACAACTCAAAGGAAGCTAAATCTGCTAATTATGTTGGTGTATTAAAGCCTATTTGGACTGAGACCAGCTCTCCTGCTAGTCCCTTACCAAGTCACAACCTGAACTCCAACTCAGTGGCGGGTCTGGGCCAGAACAGGACTAGCCCAGAAAAGAGTGCTGTTGCGGTCAGTAGTGACCCCCCAAACCCTGTCCTGGTCCCACTACCAGGAACCCGTCCATCTTTGGCTGAATTTGATAGGAGCCGTGGGACCAACCAGGAGAAGCAGGAGCAGGAACTATCTCTACCTCTTTCCACCACCCAGGAGTCTCCGGTTCCCAAGCCCAAAATGGTGTTCTGCAACCGGGATCCAAGCCTGAAGAGCACCAGTCTCCTCCTTGAGATCCAGCGGAGGTTCTCCACCAAACAACCATCGCGGAAATTACTTCACACCCAAAACACTGCAGAGACCACGAAACAAGGGGATCAGCCTCGCTCTCTCAGCCCAAGGAAAGGAATCGAGACCGTACCAGAAGGATCCAAGTTTTCCCCAAGTGCACCAGTAATGGCAAGTCCATCGTCCAGCCCCTCagtccatccacccacccatgcTGTTGCTCCTTACCCAGAGATGGAGAGGGCAAAGCGGGTAGCCCTTGGTAACCTCCCCCATGTCCGACTGTCCACCTCTCCAGAGAGTAACACCTGCATACAGACCCCCACCTGCGGCACAG GAATCCAAGCCACAGATCTGACCAGCCTTCTGGAGCGGTTTGAGGAAACACAAG TCAAAGAGGAGACTGAGAGTGAACCTGAAGGCAGTCCAGATAGGAGCCCTGTTAGAGATGAAGAGCCGAGCAACAACACTGAAG GGATGCTGACACTGCTGGGTGCCTATCTCCTCAGCACCCAAGATAAACTCTGTCTTCCAGCACCCACTGGCTTTCCAGAACTTGTCAACACACTCAAACCCCTCAGAACTCCGGGACCCCTCAGAACGCCGGGACCCCTCAGAACGCCGGAGCCCCTCAGAACTCTGGGACCCCTCAGAACGCCGGGACCCCTCAGAACGCCGGGACCCCTCAGAACTCCGGGACCCCTCAGAACGCCGGAGCCCCTCAGAACTCCGGGACCCCTCAGAACTCCGGAGCCCCTCAGAACTCCGGAGCCCCTCAGAACTCCGGAGCCCCTCAGAACTCCGGGACCCCTCAGAACTCCGGAACCCCTCAGAACTCCGGAACCCCTCAGAACTCTGGAACGTTGCGATACTCAGGAACCTCTCAGCACCCAGAATGTTCTCAGCACTCAGGAACAGGTCCCTGCACAGCCGTGCTGGAAACCACTTACCCCTGTCACACCTCAGAGGAAGCAACCGGCGACCCCCAAACCTCTCCCTCACAAGGCCATCCAAATCATCGACCCCCGTCCTCTACCACCCAAAAAggcccaccccctccccccaaagCCCCCTGTCACCCCCCCTGAGTTCCAGAAACCAGTATCTGTCTCCTCGGACCACGACTACTGTCTATCTCAGGATCAACCAGGGAGTAATACTACTATGTTATGCAGCAAAAGACAAACCATACTCCCCGACCACCAACCAATTCCCAACCCCTCCTCTGTGCCCGGCACACAGAACTCTGGGAAATATTTGCGCCAGCAGCAGCCAGTGGACTCCAGGACTGTTCCAGAGACACAACTTCCCTCAGACTCTGCTCCGCCATCTACAGAGAGCTCCCCCTCTAGGACGGATGCCATTACTACAGGGGAGACACAGGAAGAGAGAACCAGCCCCtgcatcccctcccctccttcaccCAGTCCCCCTGCCAGAGGTAGGTCGTCCCGGCGCTATCGGACAAGGTCTTCATGCTCGGACTCTAGCTCTAGGTCCCGTTCTTCATCGTCATCTTCCtcatcctcgtcctcctcctctcgATCCAGGTCTCGCTCTCCACCCCGAAAGAG gtTCTGTCCCAGGCGTTCTGAAAGCAGCTCCTCGTCCTCTTGCTCCAGCTCCGTCTCCCGTTCCCCGGTTCCCTGCCGGTACCGGCTCCCCTACCCACAGTCCTGGAACCGCTCTCAGTCCACATCAAAGTCCTGGACTCAGTCTGGTTCCAGATGTCGGTCCAGATCCCCCACCACACTGGCCTACAGCAGGGCCCAGAGGTGGAGGGACTGCTACAG CTCCAACAACATCAGGGACTCCAGGAAACGAAAGAGACAACAAGATATGAGGAATCAAAAACTAAAAGCCATA GACGAGCGCAGGGTGGTGTACGTGGGCCGCATCCAGAGGACCATGATGCACGCGGAGCTGAGAGAACGCTTCTCTCTGTttggagaggtggaggaatgcACCCTGCACTTTAGAGACAGggg CGACCACTACGGCTTTGTGACGTTCTACAACATGAAAGATGCGTTCGCAGCCATCGAGAACGGTTACAAGCTGAGGAGACCTGACG CTCCCTTTGACCTCTGCTTCGGGGGCAGGCGTCAGTTCTGCAAGTCTACGTACGCCGACCTAG ATTCTAATCGGGAAGAGGAGGAACCCACTCCAGTGaaaagtgaggaggaggagttggactTTGACACTCTATTGAAGCAGGCACAGAAAGGCTTGAAGCGGTAG